A region from the Mustela erminea isolate mMusErm1 chromosome 10, mMusErm1.Pri, whole genome shotgun sequence genome encodes:
- the MTMR11 gene encoding LOW QUALITY PROTEIN: myotubularin-related protein 11 (The sequence of the model RefSeq protein was modified relative to this genomic sequence to represent the inferred CDS: deleted 1 base in 1 codon), translated as MWWGGRGQSFNIAPQKAEPDMGLSGPKSVQRTGMLESRSCQLGRQLATGCLPGEQILAWAPGVRKGLEPELPGTLICTNLRVTFQPCGWQRSQETPLSSEYDFVLVNIGRLEAVSGLSRVQLLGPGSPLKFIPEEILIHGRDFRLLRVAFEAGGLEPQAFQVTMAIVRARAQSSQAQQYAGISLSKAGQSSGSRKPPIPLLETSEDWETERKKQGAKGWRVSTVNERFDVATSLPRYFWVPKRTLDSEVRRTFGHFHQGRGPRLSWHHPGGSDLLRCGGFYTASDPNKEDIRAVESMLQAGHSDVVLVDAVDELPSLTDVQLAHLKLRALCLPDSSAAEEKWLSALEGTRWLDYVRSCLRKASDISVLVTARVRSVVLQERSDRDFNGLLSSLVQLLSAPGARTLLGFQSLVQREWVAAGHPFLTRLGVTGASEEAPVFLLFLDCVWQLLQQFPAEFEFSEFFLLALHDSARVPDTLTFLRNTPWERGKQSGQFNSYTQICTPGYSQPLAGNSLNPQLSVWDWDLRYSSEQILQFHNPGYDPEYCPDSWLPRQQTSFLVPGPPSSVWLFSRGALTPLNQLCPWRDSPSLLGVSTRWLPRPAISSESLADQEWGLPSHWGACPLPPGLLLPGYLGPQIRLWRRCYLRGRPEVQKGLSAPTISGLQDELSHLQELLRKWTPRVSPEDHSKKRDSHTILSNPIEIAVFFMGLAEGGRG; from the exons ATGTGGTGGGGGGGTCGGGGCCAGAGTTTCAACATCGCCCCCCAGAAGGCGGAGCCAGACATGGGG CTCTCTGGGCCAAAGTCCGTCCAGAGGACTGGGATGCTGGAGTCCAGGAGTTGTCAGCTTGGCCGTCAGCTGGCCACGGGATGCCTCCCAG GGGAGCAGATCCTAGCATGGGCCCCAGGGGTAAGGAAGGGGCTGGAACCTGAATTGCCTGGAACCCTGATCTGCACCAACTTGAGGGTCACCTTCCAGCCCTGTGGATGGCAACGGAGTCAG GAGACTCCCCTGAGCAGTGAATATGATTTTGTCCTGGTCAACATTGGGCGATTAGAGGCTG tGAGTGGATTGTCCAGAGTCCAGCTTCTCGGTCCAGGGTCCCCACTTAAATTTATCCCTGAGGAGATTCTCATTCATGGCCGAGACTTCCGGCTGCTCAGAGTTGCTTTTGAGGCTGGAGGACTAGAGCCTCAGGCCTTTCAG gtgaccatggccattgtcCGAGCCAGAGCTCAGAGCAGTCAAGCCCAACAGTATGCAGGGATATCCCTGAGCAAGGCTG GCCAGAGTTCAGGGTCCAGAAAACCACCTATCCCCCTCTTGGAGACATCAGAAGACTGGGAGACTGAGCGGAAAAAGCAGGGGGCCAAGGGCTGGAGAGTCAGCACTGTCAATGAGAGGTTCGACGTAGCCACCAG CCTCCCCCGTTATTTCTGGGTCCCGAAGCGAACTCTGGACAGTGAGGTCAGGAGAACATTTGGCCACTTCCATCAGGGCCGTGGACCG CGCCTGTCCTGGCATCACCCTGGGGGCAGTGATCTTCTCCGCTGTGGTGGCTTCTATACAGCCAGCGACCCTAACAAAGAGGATATCAG AGCAGTGGAGTCAATGCTCCAGGCTGGGCATTCAGATGTTGTGCTGGTGGACGCTGTGGATGAACTGCCTAGTCTTACAGATGTTCAACTTGCCCACTTGAAGCTGAgggccctctgcctgcctg ATTCATCTGCAGCTGAGGAGAAATGGCTCTCAGCCTTGGAAGGAACACGATGGCTGGATTATGTCAG GTCTTGTCTTCGAAAGGCCAGTGACATCTCAGTCTTAGTGACAGCCAGGGTTCGCTCTGTAGTACTCCAAG AGCGCAGTGATCGTGATTTCAATGGCCTCCTCTCTTCACTCGTCCAGCTGCTTTCAGCCCCTGGAGCCCGAACACTGCTTGGCTTCCAATCACTAGTGCAGCGAGAGTGGGTGGCAGCTGGACATCCCTTCCTGACCCGACTTGGAGTAACTGGAGCCAGTGAAGAG GCTCcagtgtttcttctcttccttgatTGTGTCTGGCAGCTCCTCCAGCAGTTTCCAGCTGAGTTTGAATTCtcagaatttttccttcttgctcttcACGACAGTGCCAGAGTTCCTGACACTCTCACATTCTTGAGAAATACTCCCTGGGAGCGCGGAAAGCAGAGCGGACAG TTCAACTCCTATACACAAATCTGTACCCCAGGGTACTCCCAACCCCTTGCTGGGAACTCTCTTAACCCACAACTGTCCGTCTGGGACTGGGATTTACGTTACAGCAGTGAACAGATACTACAATTCCATAATCCTGGCTATGACCCGGAATACTGCCCAGATTCCTGGCTCCCTAGACAGCAG aCAAGCTTCCTGGTTCCTGGACCCCCCAGTTCTGTGTGGCTCTTCTCCAGAGGGGCCCTGACCCCCCTGAATCAGCTCTGTCCTTGGCGGGACAGCCCCTCCCTACTGGGTGTCTCTACTCGTTGGCTCCCTCGACCAGCTATCTCCTCTGAAAGCCTGGCTGATCAGGAGTGGGGGCTCCCCTCACACTGGGGAGCTTGCCCTTTGCCCCCGGGGTTGCTGCTGCCTGGATATCTGGGACCCCAGATCAGGCTGTGGAGACGCTGCTACCTGAGGGGAAGGCCTGAGGTCCAG AAAGGCCTCTCAGCTCCCACAATCTCTGGCCTCCAGGATGAGCTATCCCATCTTCAGGAACTTTTAAGGAAATGGACACCAAGAGTATCTCCTGAGGATCATTCCAAGAAAAGAGATTCACATACCATTCTCTCC AATCCCATTGAAATTGCTGTCTTTTTTATGGGCCTGGCAGAGGGCGGTCGGGGGTGA